In one Saccharibacillus brassicae genomic region, the following are encoded:
- a CDS encoding SDR family oxidoreductase, translating into MKLQGKTAIVTGAASGMGRSIAILYAAEGAKVAVSDINLEAAETVAQEIKDAGGEAFAIRTNVTSEDDIGQLVDLTVEKYGTLDILVNNAGIMDGFTPAGDLTDELWERVFAINTTGPMRAIRKALPIFLEKGQGVIVNVASAGGLNGSRAGAAYTASKHAVVGLTKNVGFQYAVKGIRCNAIAQGGVATNISATMGQPNEFGMERAMIGMGLNPRIGEADEIAKVALFLGSDDSSFVNGVTLTADAGWTAY; encoded by the coding sequence ATGAAACTTCAGGGCAAAACGGCAATCGTAACGGGCGCGGCATCGGGTATGGGACGCAGCATCGCAATTCTGTATGCGGCGGAAGGCGCCAAAGTGGCGGTCTCGGACATCAATCTCGAAGCGGCGGAGACGGTCGCGCAGGAGATTAAGGATGCGGGCGGCGAAGCGTTTGCGATCCGGACGAACGTCACTTCCGAAGACGATATCGGCCAGCTGGTCGACCTTACGGTGGAAAAATACGGCACGCTCGACATTCTCGTCAACAACGCGGGCATCATGGACGGCTTCACGCCGGCGGGCGATTTGACCGACGAGCTGTGGGAACGCGTCTTCGCGATCAATACGACGGGGCCGATGCGGGCGATCCGCAAAGCACTGCCGATCTTCCTGGAAAAAGGGCAGGGCGTCATCGTCAACGTCGCTTCGGCGGGCGGGTTGAACGGTTCGCGCGCGGGCGCGGCCTACACGGCGTCCAAGCACGCAGTCGTCGGCCTGACCAAAAACGTCGGCTTCCAATACGCGGTCAAAGGCATCCGCTGCAACGCGATCGCCCAGGGCGGCGTGGCGACGAACATCTCGGCCACGATGGGCCAGCCGAACGAATTCGGCATGGAACGCGCCATGATCGGCATGGGCCTCAATCCGCGGATCGGCGAAGCGGACGAAATCGCCAAAGTGGCGCTGTTCCTCGGCTCCGACGATTCGAGCTTCGTCAACGGCGTTACATTGACGGCGGACGCGGGCTGGACGGCTTACTGA
- a CDS encoding ATP-binding protein, with amino-acid sequence MIEFDNPLRSLTRTISGSHVLYLYEDLRHYIDSAAAYALTCLNQGHRILIIENDYCKKAIERKLAESWIDERLEHVHFVDNFDFYQKHGEFQGCLTRKHFESIMRPFLEEEISIRTWAHIQWKPQPHIEAKLEEFEVMADCSVKEQNLISVCAYDAKAISASLQTSLMRSHEYLMTDREFIVSGLYRNPNSERVIHPSMALQEKLLLEHKQLLIDKEAAERANRAKDEFIATMNHEIRTPMNGVLGMADLLAETTLDGDQAAYVEIIRKSGSSLLQIVNDILDFSKIGSVRESSPEEPVHIRDCVAEVADLLQAARLGKDLALDVNIEDDVPETLLGDPHPIRQILFNLLGNAIKFTQRGSISIEVSLLPGSEEGRSRLRFRIADSGAGIPRAHWRKVFQPFYQVDGGLSRGAEGTGLGLAISKKLVERMNGQIGIEPSPNGGTTIAFTVELGEFPSRARPGGSSNGPQAEA; translated from the coding sequence GTGATTGAGTTCGATAATCCGTTACGTTCTTTGACGCGCACGATCAGCGGCAGCCACGTTTTGTATTTGTACGAAGATTTGCGCCATTATATCGACAGTGCGGCCGCTTATGCGCTGACCTGCTTGAATCAAGGGCATCGAATATTGATCATAGAAAACGATTATTGCAAAAAAGCGATCGAGCGCAAGCTGGCGGAATCGTGGATCGACGAACGGCTCGAACATGTCCATTTCGTCGACAACTTCGATTTTTACCAAAAGCACGGCGAGTTTCAAGGGTGCTTGACGCGCAAGCATTTCGAATCGATCATGCGGCCGTTTTTGGAAGAGGAGATCTCGATTCGGACCTGGGCGCATATCCAGTGGAAGCCGCAGCCGCATATCGAAGCGAAGCTGGAAGAATTCGAAGTGATGGCCGATTGCAGCGTCAAGGAGCAGAACCTGATCTCGGTCTGCGCGTACGACGCCAAAGCCATTTCCGCTTCCCTGCAAACGTCGCTGATGCGCTCGCACGAATATTTGATGACGGATCGGGAATTTATCGTCTCGGGGCTGTACCGGAACCCGAATTCCGAGCGGGTCATCCATCCTTCGATGGCGCTGCAGGAAAAGCTGCTGCTGGAGCACAAGCAGCTGCTGATCGACAAAGAAGCCGCCGAACGCGCCAACCGGGCCAAAGACGAGTTCATCGCCACGATGAACCATGAGATTCGTACGCCGATGAACGGCGTGCTCGGCATGGCCGACTTGCTCGCGGAGACGACACTCGACGGGGATCAGGCCGCCTACGTGGAAATCATTCGCAAAAGCGGCTCGTCCCTGCTGCAAATCGTCAACGACATTTTGGACTTTTCCAAAATCGGGTCGGTCCGGGAATCGTCCCCGGAAGAACCGGTGCACATTCGGGACTGCGTCGCCGAAGTGGCCGACCTGCTGCAGGCGGCGCGGCTCGGCAAAGATCTCGCGCTCGACGTGAACATCGAAGACGACGTGCCCGAGACGCTGCTGGGCGATCCGCATCCGATCCGGCAGATTCTGTTCAACCTGCTCGGCAACGCGATCAAATTTACGCAGCGGGGCAGCATCTCGATCGAGGTGTCCCTGCTGCCGGGCAGCGAAGAAGGCCGCAGCCGGCTCCGATTCCGGATCGCGGATTCCGGGGCCGGCATTCCCCGGGCGCATTGGCGCAAAGTGTTCCAACCGTTCTATCAGGTCGACGGGGGACTCAGCCGCGGCGCGGAAGGCACGGGATTGGGTCTGGCGATTTCGAAAAAGCTGGTGGAGCGGATGAACGGGCAGATCGGGATCGAACCTTCGCCGAACGGCGGGACGACGATCGCGTTCACGGTCGAGTTGGGCGAATTTCCGTCCCGGGCGCGGCCCGGCGGATCTTCGAACGGTCCGCAGGCGGAAGCTTAG
- a CDS encoding DUF7660 family protein — protein sequence MNIYEELAEVDGRDGFIEFVHRLTKDLEENGEEWANVTLKDYLLGIASWVEDGVHERDEQNGRMPGASVPRRADVEWERLAFLLFAAGRYE from the coding sequence ATGAACATTTACGAAGAATTGGCAGAAGTGGACGGGCGGGACGGTTTTATCGAATTCGTACATCGCCTGACGAAAGATCTGGAAGAGAACGGCGAGGAATGGGCCAACGTCACGCTAAAAGATTATTTGCTCGGCATCGCTTCCTGGGTGGAAGACGGCGTGCATGAGCGGGACGAGCAAAACGGCCGGATGCCGGGAGCCTCGGTCCCGCGCCGGGCGGACGTCGAATGGGAACGGCTGGCGTTTCTGCTGTTCGCGGCGGGCCGATACGAATAA
- a CDS encoding DUF2975 domain-containing protein, which yields MQRGITLFLKAAVILIGLPILAIYVFVVPGIGHFAAELYPESPSIRIWVWIDLYATAIPFYWALVESFRLLGHIEHKRAFSDLAVQALKRIKYSGMGVGGLFALGMPLFYLMAERDDAPGIIVIGMVIVFASLVIAVFAAVLQQLLQEAIAIQLENEWTV from the coding sequence ATGCAGCGAGGAATCACTCTTTTTCTGAAGGCGGCCGTCATCCTGATCGGCCTGCCGATTCTGGCTATTTACGTATTCGTGGTGCCGGGGATCGGGCATTTTGCGGCGGAGTTGTACCCGGAGAGTCCTTCGATCCGGATCTGGGTCTGGATCGACCTGTACGCGACGGCGATTCCGTTCTATTGGGCGCTGGTCGAGTCGTTCCGGCTGCTCGGCCATATCGAGCATAAGCGCGCGTTCTCGGACCTGGCCGTGCAGGCGCTCAAACGGATCAAGTACAGCGGTATGGGCGTCGGCGGGCTGTTCGCGCTCGGCATGCCGCTGTTCTACCTGATGGCCGAGCGCGACGACGCGCCGGGCATCATCGTCATCGGCATGGTGATCGTCTTCGCGTCGCTCGTGATCGCGGTGTTCGCGGCGGTGCTGCAGCAGCTGCTGCAGGAAGCGATCGCTATCCAGCTAGAAAATGAATGGACGGTCTGA
- a CDS encoding TetR/AcrR family transcriptional regulator, which yields MINRFTDSAGREPVSQTDRRVRKSKQALKETLIALMREREFKEISITDLVRGADLNRGTFYKHYRDTEQLLAETVEDAMIDLIASFREPYLRADPFVLKELTAPGIKIFEHVHRHAAFYTLIVESQALPGLADRICGVIKELSLHDLEASDDNPRIDRELYAGYQAYAIWGMILAWIKGGYAHSPDYMAGQLLEYIRSRPAEVVYRTGGFKSGGEEG from the coding sequence ATGATAAACCGTTTCACGGATTCCGCGGGCCGCGAGCCTGTTTCGCAGACCGACCGCCGCGTCCGCAAGTCCAAGCAGGCGCTCAAAGAGACGCTGATCGCCTTGATGCGCGAACGCGAATTCAAAGAGATCTCGATCACCGACCTGGTGCGCGGCGCCGACCTCAACCGGGGTACTTTTTACAAACATTACCGCGATACAGAACAGCTCCTCGCCGAAACGGTCGAAGACGCCATGATCGACCTGATCGCTTCGTTCCGGGAACCGTATCTGCGAGCCGATCCTTTCGTGCTCAAAGAACTGACCGCGCCGGGCATCAAAATTTTCGAACACGTGCATCGGCATGCCGCCTTCTATACGCTGATCGTCGAGTCGCAGGCGCTGCCCGGCTTGGCGGACCGCATCTGCGGCGTCATCAAGGAACTCAGCCTGCACGATCTGGAAGCGAGCGACGACAACCCCCGGATCGACCGCGAGCTGTACGCCGGCTATCAGGCCTACGCGATCTGGGGCATGATTCTCGCATGGATCAAAGGCGGCTACGCCCATTCGCCGGACTATATGGCCGGGCAGCTGCTGGAGTATATCCGCAGCCGGCCGGCCGAAGTCGTATACCGAACCGGCGGCTTCAAAAGCGGCGGGGAGGAAGGGTAG
- a CDS encoding MerR family transcriptional regulator, whose amino-acid sequence MIDAGKLTVSEMAKLCGISADTLRYYDKIGLFRPARIDPDNGYRYYSVMQSEVIGTVVELRHVGFSIEEIRQFMEGRNVEKSVELLQRAVSRIDARAAELRRISRTLNGRLSQLQAFRTDYADADVIVRELPRRRYMVLPGRVNLLDPEDVLHGFIRMEKQLNESLPFLASNRSGVFLERQYVSDPPDRDVAARENVLFTLVEHGRGRGELPEFAAGRYACTRYSGDPFDGYMDGLRRLLAYVREHGLEIRSGVCCLIQIDISLTDLTEESVYEMQIRV is encoded by the coding sequence GTGATCGACGCAGGCAAACTGACCGTCAGCGAAATGGCCAAGCTGTGCGGGATTTCGGCCGATACGCTGCGTTATTACGACAAGATCGGCTTGTTCCGTCCCGCCCGGATCGATCCCGATAACGGTTATCGCTACTATTCCGTCATGCAGAGCGAAGTGATCGGGACGGTCGTGGAACTGCGCCACGTCGGCTTCTCCATCGAAGAAATCCGGCAGTTCATGGAAGGGCGCAACGTGGAGAAGTCGGTGGAGCTGCTCCAGCGGGCGGTGAGCCGGATCGACGCCCGGGCCGCCGAGCTGCGCCGCATCTCGCGGACGCTGAACGGCCGGTTGTCGCAGCTGCAGGCGTTCCGGACCGACTATGCGGACGCCGACGTGATCGTGCGCGAGCTGCCGCGGCGCCGATACATGGTGCTGCCCGGCCGGGTGAACCTGCTCGACCCCGAAGACGTGCTGCACGGATTCATCCGGATGGAGAAGCAGCTGAACGAGAGCCTGCCTTTTCTGGCGAGCAACCGGAGCGGTGTGTTTCTGGAGCGGCAGTACGTCTCCGATCCGCCGGACCGGGACGTCGCGGCGCGGGAGAACGTGCTGTTCACCCTGGTCGAACACGGCCGCGGAAGAGGCGAGCTGCCCGAGTTTGCCGCCGGTCGCTATGCCTGCACCCGTTATTCGGGCGATCCTTTTGACGGGTACATGGACGGACTGCGGCGTCTGCTCGCTTATGTGCGGGAGCACGGACTGGAGATCCGGAGCGGCGTCTGCTGCCTGATCCAGATCGATATTTCGCTGACGGACCTGACGGAAGAATCCGTATACGAGATGCAGATAAGAGTATAA
- a CDS encoding helix-turn-helix domain-containing protein, whose translation MAIIINIDVMLAKRKMSVTELSERIGITMANLSILKNGKAKAVRLSTLEAICSALDCQPGDLLEYRPDVDEAP comes from the coding sequence ATGGCGATTATCATCAATATCGATGTCATGCTGGCCAAGCGCAAGATGAGCGTGACCGAGCTGTCCGAACGGATCGGCATCACGATGGCCAATCTGTCGATTCTCAAAAACGGCAAAGCCAAAGCGGTCCGGCTGTCGACGCTCGAAGCGATCTGCAGCGCGCTCGACTGCCAGCCCGGCGACCTGCTGGAGTATCGGCCGGACGTCGACGAAGCTCCGTAA
- the rlmD gene encoding 23S rRNA (uracil(1939)-C(5))-methyltransferase RlmD yields the protein MSEHKDKSTTPSRKERKLLTAKEEKKKNRGSGKKPAAPKRSAKPAGGASDSASAGSRPAQAPGDRPAASGAQRRLSAAAGGARGARGPSAGGSRPAGPRSAKPADAGERLTPAERYEKRQSERVAGAPVTGSTSGKPYAGDKGRGPTSGQPYAGGKVKAARTAAARSQVQASADTGAQGLPKPARPHSAAAAPGKKPYAGAGGAAARPAASPADAEQVKLGDVIVVTIKRIGINGEGVGYFRRKAVFIDGAITNEVVKAEVLETHEKFLKAKLVEVEKRSPDRVEPPCPVFGICGGCQIQHISYEGQLRAKLEIVREAFSRYANLSDLKIKPTLGMDHPWDYRNKAQLQVERRDVKGSKSEIVAGLYEIGSHEIVDISGCPIQHPQVNRAIDRVKAVLGELNIPLSKGDSRGGRSDIKDSGTRKGVRTIVVRSGFQSGEIQVTLVTETADLPRQEELIERLRLELPEMSGLSINVNPLKTPLIFGERTISLWGSEAMSDSLGDLNFTLSPRAFFQLNPEQTIKLYETVRAAAALTGKETVVDAYCGTGTIGLWLAPYAAEVRGIEIIPEAVADATRNAEQNGRDNATFFEGEAEELLPRWAKDGLRPDVIVADPPRTGLDRKFLETILRAKPKKFVYVSCNPSTLAKDCKVLLDGGYEIQSVQPVDMFPQTSQVEAVTVLVQKETAK from the coding sequence ATGAGCGAACACAAAGACAAGTCGACGACACCGAGCCGCAAAGAGCGCAAGCTGCTGACGGCCAAAGAAGAAAAGAAAAAAAACAGGGGCTCCGGCAAAAAGCCGGCCGCACCCAAACGCAGCGCCAAACCGGCAGGCGGCGCAAGCGATTCCGCTTCCGCGGGCAGCCGTCCGGCGCAGGCGCCGGGCGATCGCCCGGCCGCGTCCGGCGCGCAGCGGCGGTTGTCCGCTGCGGCAGGCGGAGCTCGCGGCGCACGCGGTCCTTCCGCGGGCGGCAGCCGCCCGGCAGGACCTCGTTCGGCGAAGCCCGCGGACGCGGGTGAGCGCCTCACGCCCGCCGAGCGCTACGAGAAGCGCCAGAGCGAGCGCGTCGCCGGCGCGCCGGTGACGGGCAGCACGTCCGGCAAGCCGTACGCGGGCGACAAGGGCAGAGGCCCGACGTCGGGCCAGCCGTATGCCGGCGGCAAGGTCAAAGCGGCCCGCACGGCGGCCGCGCGCAGCCAGGTGCAGGCTTCGGCCGACACGGGCGCGCAAGGGCTGCCCAAGCCGGCGCGTCCGCACAGCGCGGCCGCGGCGCCGGGCAAGAAGCCTTACGCGGGCGCAGGCGGCGCGGCGGCCAGACCGGCGGCGTCCCCGGCCGATGCCGAGCAGGTCAAGCTCGGCGACGTGATCGTCGTGACGATCAAGCGGATCGGCATCAACGGCGAAGGCGTCGGCTATTTCCGCCGCAAAGCGGTCTTTATCGACGGCGCGATCACAAACGAAGTCGTCAAGGCGGAAGTGCTGGAGACGCACGAGAAGTTCCTCAAGGCGAAGCTGGTCGAAGTGGAGAAAAGATCGCCCGACCGCGTGGAACCGCCTTGTCCCGTATTCGGCATCTGCGGCGGCTGCCAGATCCAGCATATCTCGTACGAAGGCCAGCTCCGCGCCAAGCTTGAGATCGTGCGCGAAGCGTTCAGCCGCTACGCGAACCTGAGCGATCTCAAGATCAAGCCGACGCTCGGTATGGACCATCCGTGGGATTACCGGAACAAAGCGCAGCTTCAGGTCGAGCGCCGCGACGTCAAAGGCTCCAAGAGCGAGATCGTGGCCGGCCTGTACGAGATCGGCAGCCACGAGATCGTCGATATCAGCGGCTGCCCGATCCAGCATCCGCAGGTCAACCGCGCGATCGACCGCGTCAAGGCCGTGCTCGGCGAGCTGAACATCCCGCTGTCCAAAGGCGACAGCCGCGGCGGGCGCAGCGACATCAAAGACAGCGGCACGCGCAAAGGCGTCCGTACCATCGTCGTGCGCAGCGGCTTCCAGTCCGGCGAGATCCAGGTCACGCTCGTCACCGAGACGGCCGATCTGCCGCGTCAGGAAGAGCTGATCGAGCGTCTGCGCCTCGAACTGCCGGAAATGAGCGGGTTGTCGATCAACGTGAACCCGCTCAAGACTCCGCTGATCTTCGGCGAGCGCACGATCAGCCTGTGGGGCAGCGAAGCGATGAGCGATTCGCTCGGCGACCTGAACTTCACGCTGTCGCCGCGCGCGTTCTTCCAGCTGAACCCAGAGCAGACGATCAAGCTGTACGAGACCGTCCGCGCCGCGGCCGCGCTCACCGGCAAAGAGACCGTCGTCGACGCCTACTGCGGCACCGGCACGATCGGCCTGTGGCTGGCGCCTTACGCCGCCGAAGTGCGCGGCATTGAGATCATCCCGGAAGCGGTCGCCGACGCGACGCGCAACGCCGAGCAGAACGGCCGCGATAACGCGACCTTCTTCGAAGGCGAAGCCGAAGAGCTGCTGCCGCGCTGGGCGAAGGACGGCCTGAGACCCGACGTGATCGTCGCCGATCCGCCGCGCACGGGCCTCGACCGCAAGTTCCTGGAGACGATCCTGCGCGCGAAGCCGAAGAAATTCGTCTACGTCTCGTGCAACCCGTCCACGCTCGCCAAAGACTGCAAAGTGCTGCTCGACGGCGGCTACGAGATCCAATCCGTTCAGCCCGTGGACATGTTCCCGCAGACGAGCCAGGTCGAAGCGGTGACGGTTCTGGTGCAAAAAGAGACGGCGAAATAA
- a CDS encoding tRNA dihydrouridine synthase: MTMNFWQDLPRPFFILAPMEDVTDVVFRHVVSAAAKPDVFFTEFANTESYCHPAGRHSVRGRLAFTADEQPIVAHIWGDKPEYFRQMSLGMAEDGFRGIDLNMGCPVPNVAENGKGSGLICRPELAAEIVQASKAGGLPVSVKTRLGFSSLDEWRGWLTHILRQDIANLSIHLRTRDEMSKVDAHWELIPEIKQLRDEIAPQTLLTINGDIPDRQKGLELAERYGVDGIMIGRGIFHNPFAFEREAAEHGSPELLDLLRLHLDLHDHYSATLEPRPFKALPRFFKIYVRGFRGANELRAKLMEAKSTDEVRAGLAAFERR; the protein is encoded by the coding sequence ATGACGATGAATTTCTGGCAGGATCTGCCCAGACCCTTTTTCATATTGGCTCCGATGGAAGACGTCACGGACGTCGTGTTCCGCCATGTGGTGAGCGCGGCGGCCAAGCCGGACGTGTTCTTCACGGAGTTTGCGAATACGGAAAGTTACTGCCATCCGGCCGGGCGCCACAGCGTACGCGGCCGCTTGGCGTTCACGGCGGACGAGCAGCCGATCGTCGCCCATATTTGGGGAGACAAGCCGGAATATTTCCGGCAGATGAGTCTCGGCATGGCGGAAGACGGCTTCAGGGGCATCGACCTCAACATGGGCTGCCCCGTACCGAACGTGGCGGAGAACGGCAAAGGCAGCGGCCTGATCTGCCGTCCGGAACTTGCGGCGGAGATCGTGCAGGCATCCAAAGCCGGCGGTCTGCCGGTCAGCGTGAAGACGCGCCTCGGCTTCAGTTCGCTGGATGAATGGCGCGGCTGGCTGACGCATATTTTGCGGCAGGACATCGCGAATCTGTCGATCCATCTGCGCACCCGCGACGAGATGAGCAAAGTCGACGCGCACTGGGAGCTCATTCCCGAGATCAAGCAGCTGCGCGACGAGATCGCGCCGCAGACGCTGCTGACGATCAACGGCGATATTCCGGACCGGCAAAAAGGGCTGGAGCTCGCGGAGCGGTACGGCGTGGACGGCATCATGATCGGGCGCGGCATTTTCCACAATCCGTTCGCGTTCGAACGTGAAGCGGCGGAGCACGGCAGCCCGGAACTGCTTGACCTGCTGCGGCTGCATCTGGACCTGCACGACCATTATTCGGCAACGCTTGAGCCGCGTCCGTTCAAGGCGCTGCCGCGCTTTTTCAAAATTTACGTGCGCGGATTCCGCGGAGCGAACGAGCTGCGCGCCAAGCTGATGGAAGCCAAATCGACGGACGAAGTGCGGGCGGGATTGGCGGCGTTCGAGCGTCGGTAG
- a CDS encoding MFS transporter: MFTQAKRWIVLAIVSSALFLIVIDMTVLYTALPTLTRELSADASGKLWIVNAYPLVMAGLLPSMGVLGDRLGHKRLFNFGLVVFGLASLMAAFSPSVAMLIAARVLLAVGAAMMMPATLSIIRLTFTDAKERSLAIGIWASVSSGGAGLGPLVGGFLLEHFYWGSVFLINVPIVALALAASIRIVPRGASSAGKPWDFASSLLVMAGLVGALYGVKEFARPDGSATIAAIAAIVGALSLIGFVRRQRRSRDPLIDFALFRNIRFTAGAVTALMASFSLIGLEYLLTQRLQLVLGLSPLQAGLFILPLPIAAFFAGTLLGGVLHRLNIVKVLLLSLLTAGLGTGAFLFGYEASPAVQIACMIVIGAGLGAAMSSASSAIMNQAPAEQAGMAASVEEVSFELGGAVGIAVLGSLASSVYTGTLALPDSLRGLAGASDSLDGALAAAEKLPAEASALLRTLAMQAFDQSFSAVLAVGAGLLLLTSLILAAMRHRASKAA, translated from the coding sequence ATGTTCACCCAAGCCAAACGCTGGATCGTGCTCGCGATCGTCTCCAGCGCCCTGTTTCTGATCGTGATCGACATGACGGTGCTGTACACGGCACTGCCGACGCTGACCCGCGAGCTGTCCGCCGACGCTTCCGGCAAGCTGTGGATCGTGAACGCCTACCCGCTCGTCATGGCCGGCCTGCTGCCTTCCATGGGCGTGCTCGGCGACCGCCTCGGCCACAAGCGGCTGTTCAACTTCGGTCTGGTCGTGTTCGGACTGGCGTCGCTGATGGCGGCGTTCTCGCCGAGCGTGGCGATGCTGATCGCGGCCCGCGTGCTGCTGGCCGTCGGCGCCGCGATGATGATGCCCGCCACCTTGTCCATTATCCGCCTGACGTTCACCGACGCCAAAGAGCGCTCGCTCGCGATCGGCATCTGGGCGTCCGTCTCGTCGGGCGGCGCGGGTCTCGGCCCGCTCGTCGGCGGCTTCCTGCTGGAGCATTTCTATTGGGGATCGGTCTTTCTGATCAACGTCCCGATCGTGGCGCTGGCACTGGCCGCTTCGATCCGGATTGTGCCCCGCGGCGCCTCGTCGGCCGGCAAACCGTGGGACTTCGCGTCGTCGCTGCTCGTCATGGCCGGCTTGGTCGGCGCCTTGTACGGAGTCAAGGAATTCGCCCGGCCGGACGGTTCGGCGACGATCGCCGCAATCGCCGCGATCGTCGGCGCCTTGTCCCTGATCGGATTCGTCCGCCGGCAGCGGCGCAGCCGCGATCCGCTGATCGACTTCGCGCTGTTTCGCAATATCCGCTTTACCGCCGGGGCGGTGACCGCCCTGATGGCCTCGTTCTCGCTGATCGGCCTCGAATACCTGCTGACGCAGCGCCTGCAGCTCGTGCTCGGCCTGTCGCCGCTGCAGGCGGGACTGTTCATCCTGCCGCTGCCGATCGCCGCCTTTTTCGCCGGCACGCTGCTCGGCGGCGTGCTGCACCGGCTGAACATCGTCAAAGTTCTGCTGCTCTCGCTGCTGACGGCGGGCCTCGGCACCGGCGCTTTCCTGTTCGGCTACGAAGCGTCGCCGGCCGTGCAGATCGCGTGTATGATCGTGATCGGAGCGGGCCTCGGCGCGGCCATGTCGTCGGCGTCCAGCGCGATCATGAACCAGGCGCCGGCGGAACAGGCCGGCATGGCCGCTTCCGTGGAGGAAGTCTCGTTCGAGCTGGGCGGAGCGGTCGGTATCGCGGTGCTGGGCAGCCTGGCGTCCAGCGTGTATACCGGCACGCTTGCGCTGCCGGACAGTCTGCGCGGCCTGGCCGGCGCTTCCGACAGCCTCGACGGAGCGCTGGCCGCCGCGGAGAAGCTGCCGGCCGAAGCTTCGGCGCTGCTGAGAACGCTGGCGATGCAGGCGTTCGATCAGTCGTTCTCGGCCGTACTGGCTGTCGGCGCGGGCCTGCTGCTGCTGACTTCGCTGATTCTGGCTGCGATGCGGCATCGGGCGAGCAAAGCGGCATGA